In the Streptomyces sp. SJL17-4 genome, GCCGTCGACGGGGCCGACTGGCTCCACGTCGACGTGATGGACAACCACTTCGTGCCCAACCTGACCCTGGGTGTGCCGATCGTGGAGTCGCTCGCCCGCGCGACCGACACCCCCCTCGACTGCCACCTGATGATCGAGGACCCCGACCGCTGGGCGCCCCAGTACGTCGAGGCGGGCGCCGGTTCGGTCACCTTCCACGTCGAGGCGGCCGCCGCGCCCGTCCGTCTCGCGCGCGAGATCCGGGCCAAGGGCGCGCGCGCCTCGATGGCGCTCAAGCCGGGCACGCCCATCGAGCCGTACGAGGACCTGCTCCCCGAGCTCGACATGCTGCTGATCATGACCGTCGAGCCCGGCTTCGGCGGCCAGGCCTTCCTCGACATCATGCTGCCCAAGATCCGTCGTACCCGTGAGCTGATCTCCAAGCACGGCCTGGAGCTGTGGCTCCAGGTCGACGGCGGGGTCGCCGAGTCCACGATCGAGCGGTGCGCGGAGGCCGGCGCCGATGTCTTCGTGGCGGGGTCCGCGGTCTACGGCGCGGCCGACCCGGCCGCCGCCGTCGCCTCGCTGCGGGCCCGCGCGGAGGCCGTGACGGCGACCGCCCCGTGGGCGTGTGGCCACTGAGCCTCCGGCTGATGAACGCGGTCCGTCGGGCCGTCGACAGGACTGATCAAGGCCCGCCGTATCTGACAGGATGGACGGCGAGTCCAGAGTGTGAACGACAGCGGTACGCGAACAGCGGTACATGAACGTCGGTACGTGAACAGCGGTACGTGAACAGGTGAGGAGATCGCGGTGGCGGGTATGTCGGCGGGACGGTCAGCCCTGCGGATGGGCCCCGCGGAGCTGGTGCAGGCGGCGGCCATGGCCCGTCGCTTCTACCTCGAGGGCAAGTCCAAGATCCAGATCGCCGAGGAGTTCGGCGTGAGCCGCTTCAAGGTGGCCCGGGTCCTGGAGACCGCCCTGGAGCGCGATCTCGTACGCATCGAGATCCGCGTACCGGCCGAGCTGGACGCCGAGCGCTCCGACGCGCTCCGTGCCCGCTACGGGCTCCGCCACGCCGTCGTCGTCGAGTCCCCGGCGGAGGGCGAGGACGAGTCGCCCGACCCGGAGAACCTCGGCGAGGTCGCGGCCGACCTGCTCGGCGAGCTGGTCACCGAGGGCGACGTCCTGGGCCTGGCCTGGGGACGCTCCACCATCCACATGGCGGCGGCGCTCGACCGGCTGCCCCCGTGCACCGTCGTCCAGCTCACCGGTGTGTACGACGCAGGGACCGCCGAACGCGGCTCCGTCGAGGCCGTACGCCGTGCCGCCCAGGTCTCCGGCGGCGAGGCGCACCCGATCTACGCGCCCATGCTGCTGCCCGACCCGGCGACGGCGGCCGCGCTGCGCAGCCAGACCGGTATCGCGCGGGCCTTCGAGTACTTCGACAAGGTGACCGTCGCCTGCGTCTCCATCGGCTCCTGGGAGCCGGGCATCTCGACCGTCCACGACATGCTCTCGGACGAGGAGCGCGCCCACTACGCCTCGCTCGGCGTCGCCGCCGAGATGTCCGCGCACCTCTTCGACGCCGAGGGGCGCCGGGTCGGCCGCGATCTGGGCGAGCGCTGCATCACCGTCGAGGCGGACCGGCTGCGCCGGATCCCCGAGGTCGTGGCCATCGCGGGCGGCCAGCGCAAGGCGGCGGCGATCGGCGCGGTGCTCCGCTCCGGCCTCGTCACCAGCCTGGTCACCGACCGCGCCGCGGCGGACTACCTGCTCACCGAGTCCAGCCCGGGTACGCACCCGGCGCTCGACCGGACGGACCCGGACGGCGTCTGAGCGAGGCCGCCGTCAGCCGAGTCGATCGAGGGCCGGAGCCATCCCGTAACGGTATGTTCGGGACATGTCGCTCCGGCCCTCGCGCATGCTCCTCGCGCTCGTCCTCTGTGTCCTCCTGGCCGGGTGTTCCTCGTCGAGCGGCGGCGGCGCTCCGGCCGCTCCCGCTCGCACCACCGCCACGGCCCCGGCCGCCGCACCCACCGGAACCTCCGGACTGCCCACCGTGCGGGCCGCCGACCTGCCGCCCGAGGCGCGGCAGACCCTCGGCCTCATCGCGCGCGGTGGCCCCTTCCCGTACGCCAAGGACGGCGCCGTCTTCTCGAACTTCGAGCGGATCCTGCCCCGCGAACAACGCGGCTACTACCGCGAGTACACCGTGAAGACCCCCGGCGAACGCGACCGCGGGGCGCGCCGGATCGTCACCGGGCGGGACGGCGAGATCTACTGGACCGACGATCACTACGAGAGCTTCCGGGAGGTGATCACGGATGACAATTGACGATCCCGTCGTCCTCGACCTGACCGGTGTCAGGGACAAGGCCGGACTCATGGACCGGTGCGCCACCGTCCTCGCCCTGCCCGACTGGTTCGGCCGGAACTGGGACGCCCTCGCCGACTGCCTCGGCGACCTGCCGGAGCCGGTCACCCTGGTCGTCACCGGCTGGCGGGAGTACGCCGAGGCACACCCGCGCGAGTGGCGGACCGCCCAGGACGTCTTCGCCACAGCCGTGGACGAACGCCCCACCCACCTCACGGTCCTCGTCGCCCTGGGGGAGGCTTTCGGAGGATCCGACGAAGCCTCTGCCGCAAGCCTCGGATGATTCGCCCGGGGCTGGTATGCGTACGGGCGTGGGACAATGAACTACGTGCTTTTTCCCCTGGCTGAAATGCCTAGGGGCCGATCCGAACGACTGGGATGTCAGCACGTGCGTTTCCTCAATGACGTCAAGCCGCCCTACGACCTGACGTACGACGATGTGTTCATGGTGCCGAGCCGCTCGGCCGTCGGTTCCCGCCAGGCGGTGGACCTCTCCTCGCCGGACGGAACCGGGACCACGATCCCGCTGGTCGTGGCCAACATGACCGCCATCGCCGGCCGCCGTATGGCCGAGACCGTCGCCCGCCGGGGCGGACTGGTCGTCATCCCGCAGGACATCCCGATCGAGGTCGTCACCGACGTCATCTCGTGGGTCAAGAGCCGTCACCACGTGCTCGACACCCCGATCGTCCTGACCCCGCACCAGACCGTCGCCGACGCGCTCTCGCTGCTGCCCAAGCGGGCGCACGACGCCGCCGTCGTCGTCGACGAGGACCGTCGTCCGGTCGGTGTCGTCACCGACGCCGACCTGTCCGGGGTGGACCGCTTCACGCAGCTCTCCGAGGTCATGTCGAAGGACCTGCTGCTCCTCGACGCCGACATCGAGCCGCGCGACGCGTTCAACAGGCTCGACCACGCCAACCGCCGCTACGCCCCGGCCGTGGACAAGGACGGCCGTCTGGTCGGCATCCTGACCCGCAAGGGCGCGCTCCGCGCGACGCTGTACACCCCGGCCACCGACGCCGACGGCAAGCTGCGCATCGCCGCCGCCGTCGGCATCAACGGCGACTTCGTGGGCAAGGCCAAGCAGCTGCTCGACGCGGGCGTCGACACGCTCGTCATCGACACGGCGCACGGCCACCAGGAGTCGATGATCGCCGCGATCAAGGCCGTGCGCGCCCTCGACCCGCACGTCCCGATCGTCGCCGGCAACATCGTCGCCGCCGAGGGTGTGCGCGACCTCATCGAGGCCGGCGCGGACATCATCAAGGTCGGTGTGGGCCCCGGCGCCATGTGCACCACGCGCATGATGACCGGCGTCGGCCGCCCGCAGTTCTCCGCAGTCCTGGAGTGCGCCGCCGAGGCCAAGAAGTTCGGCAAGCACGTCTGGGCCGACGGTGGCGTCCGGCACCCGCGCGATGTCGCCATGGCGCTCGCCGCCGGCGCGTCCAACGTGATGATCGGCTCCTGGTTCGCCGGGACGTACGAGTCCCCGGGCGACCTCCAGCACACCGCCGACGGCCGCCCGTACAAGGAGTCCTTCGGCATGGCCTCGGCCCGCGCCGTGCAGAACCGCACGAGCGAGGAGTCGGCCTACGACCGCGCCCGCAAGGGTCTCTTCGAGGAGGGCATCTCCACCTCGCGGATGTTCCTCGACCCGTCCCGTCCGGGTGTCGAGGACCTGATCGACTCGATCATCGCGGGCGTCCGCTCCTCCTGCACCTACGCCGGTGCCGGCTCGCTCGCCGAGTTCGAGGAGAAGGCCGTGATCGGCATCCAGTCCGCCGCGGGCTACGCCGAGGGCAAGCCGCTGCACGCCAGCTGGAGCTAGTCCCGTCACGTGGTGACTTGAGCGGGCCCCCGGGAAATCCTTCCCGGGGGCCCGCTGTCGTCCCGTACGGTCGCCGCATGGATCATGTGGACCGTACGGAGATCCGGCCCTGCCGCGCCGCCGACCTGCCCCTGCTCGACCGGCACCTCCCCGCGCCCGGGGCGCCGACGCGCCACGCGGACCGCTTCGCGCGCCAGGAGGCCGGGACGGGCACGTACCTCCTCGCCTGGCGGGGCGGGGTCCCCGTCGGCCACGGGCAGGTCCGCTGGGACGGCTGCGCGGCCCCCGAGGTGCGGGCCGCGGCCGGGGAGTGCCCGGAGTTCAACGGCCTCGACGTACGGGCGGAGCTCCGGGGGCAGGGCATCGGCACGGCCCTGGTCCGCGCGGCCGAGGAGCTGGCGCGGGAGCGCGGTGGAGGCGTCCTGGGGCTCGGGGTGGGGCACGACAACCCGCGAGCGGCGGCGCTGTACACGCGGCTCGGGTACGCGCCCGTCGTCGCCTACACGGACCGCTGGAGCTGGACGGACGCGGACGGGCGCACGCACGACGAGGCCGATCCCTGCACCTTCCTGGTCAGGGACCTCACGGCGTCCGACGCCTGAGCGGAGGCTCCAGGACGCCTCCCAGGGCCTCCGCGACCGCCGTGGCGATCCTGGCGTGGCCCCGGTCGTCCGGGTGCAGGCCGTCCGCCAGGTGCTCAGGGCCGAGCAGGGGCCGTCCCGACAGGACCAGGAGGCGGGCGTCGCCCTCGGCCGCCAGGTCCCGGCCGGCCCGCTCCATGGCCCTGCGCAGCTCTGTGAGGGTCGCTCCGAGGACGTTGCGGGTGTGCTCGGCCTCCGGGCGCAGCACGGGCGAGACGATCAGCAGCGGGGTGTCCGGGTGGCCCCGGCGGACCAGGCCCACGAAGGCCCGGACGGTGGCGTAGAGCCAGTCGGCCGTCGCGGGCACCGTGGACCAGCAGTTGGTGCCGAACGCGAGGGTGATCACCTCGCCGGGGAGCCGCGCCAGGTGTTCGGCGAGCGGGAGTTCGCCGCGTGCCCCGCCCGCGTACCCGAGGTTCACCGCGTCGAGACCGAGGAGCCGTCCCGCCGTGGCGGGCCAGGAGTGGGCCGGGCGGGTCGACCACCAGCCCTCGGTGATCGAGTCGCCGTGGACCAGCCAGCGGGGCTGCGCGGGAGCGGGGGAGAGGGCCCCGCCGAGGGCCCGCAGGGCGAGCGGCACCGGCGCCTGGCCCTCGGGGAGGTGGACGGTGAAGACGCCGCCGCCCGGGGGCAGCGGGAGCGTGACGGTGGCCTCGGGGGCCGGGGCGGCGCAGGCCTCGCCGACGAGCCGCGTACCGCTCCAGAGGGCGAAGCAGTGGCGGAGCGCGGCGAGCGCGTCGTCGGGTTCCGGGACGGCCGCCCGGTAGCGCAGCAGCACCGCGCGCGTGCCGGGGGCGGCCGTGAACTCCAGCCGTACGCCGATGGGCAGCGCGGCCCGCTCGGCGATGTCCCACGGCAGCCGTTCCAGGTCCTCGGGGTCGGCGCGCACCGGCCGGTTCCCGTCCAGCCAGGCCGTACCGCGCAGGAACGGCGCCGGGTCGAGCCAGCCCACCTGGGCCTCCGATCGGGGGGTCGTCGTGGCCTCGCAGCGTGGGTCACGGGGCACGAGGAGTCAATGCTCGCAGGAGACCGGTTCACACCCCCAATGTGTGGATTCATGCGGGGGAGCGCAATGTTTCCCCGTCTGCGCCCCAAGCGCGCAATGATCATCTGGCAGTGCGCAACAACCCTGCATTACGAGTGCGAAGCTCTGCCCCTTAGGCTCGTGCCTCGTACCAGGAGTGGCGCGGACCGCCTGCTCGGCGGTTCCCCTCCCCCGTGGGCCTTTTTCGGCACGCCCACGTACCGCTGCGGTCCCACGTCACGACGACAGGCAGCGATAAGGAGCCTCCGCAGTGCTGGACCACGGCGCAGCCCCACCGGTCGAGGAATCGACCACCCGCAAGACCTCCGCTCTCGGCGCACTGACCCGGCGCAAGCCGGTGGAACAGCTGGTCGCAGAGGGTGGGCAGGGCGAGGGTGGCAATCTCCGCCGCTCGCTCTCCATGTGGCAGCTGACCATGATCAGCATCGGTGCCACGCTCGGCACGGGCATCTTCGTCGTCCTCGGCGACGCCGTTCCGAAGGCCGGCCCCGCGGTCACCATCGCCTTCGTCATCGCCGGCCTCACGGCCCTCTTCTCCGCCCTCTCGTACGCCGAGCTGGCCGGATCCATACCGGTCGCGGGCTCCTCCTACTCGTACGCGTACGCAACGATGGGTGAACTCGTCGCCTGGGTCTGCGGCTGGTGCCTGGTCCTGGAGTACGGCGTTTCGGTCGCCGCCGTGGCCGTCGGCTGGGGCGAGTACCTCAACGAGCTGCTCGACGGCACGATCGGCGTCACGCTCCCCGCGGCGCTCTCCTCGGCCCCCGGCGAGGGCGGTTTCATCAACCTGCCGGGTCTGATCGTCGTCCTGCTCGCGATGGTCTTCCTCCTCGGCGGCGCCCGCGAGTCCGCCGTCGTCAACACCATCATGGTCTTCGTGAAGATCGCCGCGCTCGTGCTCTTCTGCGCCATCGGCTTCATGGGCTTCAAGTCCGGCAACTACGCCGACTTCATGCCGCTCGGGATGGCCGGCGTCAGCGCCGCCGGAGCCAGCCTCTTCTTCTCGTACATCGGCTTCGACGCCGCCTCCACCGCCGGTGAGGAGGCGAAGGACCCGAAGCGTGACCTGCCCCGCGCGATCATGCTCTCGCTGCTGATCGTCACCGTGCTCTACGTCCTGGTCGCGGCCGTCGCCGTCGGCGCGTGGAACTGGAAGGACTTCGAGGGTTCCGAGGCCTCGCTCGCCGCGATCATGAACGACGTCAGCGGCCAGAAGTTCTGGGGCACCCTGCTCGCCGCCGGCGCCGTCATCTCGATCGCCAGCGTCGTGCTCACCGTCCTCTACGGCCAGACCCGCGTGCTCTTCGCGATGTCCCGCGACGGCCTCGTGCCCAAGGTCTTCGGCAAGGTCGACGGCAAGACCGGCACCCCCCGCGTCAACACCGTGATCGTGTCGCTGTTCTGCGGCGCCCTCGCCTCCGTCATCCCGCTGGGCAAGCTCGTCGACGCCACCAGCATCGGCACCCTGTTCGCCTTCGGCCTGGTCAACATCGCGGTGATCGTGCTGCGCCGCACCCGCCCGACCATGGACCGCACCTTCCGCGTGCCGCTCGGCTGGACCTTCCCGATCCTGGGCTTCCTGTTCTGCGTGTACAACATGTTCAGCCTGGACTCGATCACCTGGGTGGTCTTCGGTTGCTGGATGGCCGCGGGCCTCGTGTTCTACTTCCTGTACGGCATGCGCCGCTCCCGACTGGCCATCGCGCCGGCCGTGGCAGAGACCTCAGCAGAGAAGTGATCCACCCGTAGTGCGACTCAACGACCTCGACGAACGCATCGTCCACGCCCTCGCGGAAGACGCCCGCCGCAGCTACGCCGACATCGGCTCGCTCGTCGGACTCTCCGCCCCCGCCGTGAAGCGGCGTGTGGACCGGCTCCGCGCCGAGGGCGCCATCACCGGATTCACCGTACGGGTGGACCCGGCGGCGCTCGGCTGGGAGACCGAGGGGTTCGTCGAGATCTACTGTCGCCACAACACCTCGCCGGACGACATCCGGCGAGGTCTGGAGCGGTATCCCGAGGTGGTGTCCGCGTCGACCGTCACCGGTGACGCGGACGCCGTCGTCCAGGTCTTCGCCTCGGACATGCGCCACTTCGAGCGGGTCCTGGAGCGGATCGCGGGCGAGCCCTTCGTGGAGCGCACCAAGTCCGTCCTGGTGCTGTCGCCGCTCCTGCGCCGCTTCTCCTCGGGTTCGCCCGCGTAGCCCTGCGGGGACGCCGGCTGTCGGGGCGGTGCGGGCCGTGGTACCCGCACCGCCCTTCGCCCGCCCACCCCCGTGGGGCGGACTACTCGGTCGGGTAGACGAACTCCCAGGGCACGACCTCGAAGTCGCCCGTCCCCTTCTCGACCTTCTCGAACGGCGCGCCGCTGAGGCACGGCGGCACCTTGTCCTTCTGCGGGTCGGCGGTCATCCAGGTGTAGCCGAGCCGGTCGCCGCCGGCGTCGTCGTGCACCGTGACGCCGACGCGCGCCTTCCGGAACTCCTTCACGTCCGTCTCGACGACGACGCCCGACACGACGGCCACCTTGCCGCCGGTGGTGAGGCAGTCCACCTTGACCTTCGCGTACCCGCCCCAGTCGCCCTTGTAGTGGCTGAAGCGGAAGGTGCCGGTGGCCTTCATCGGATCCTGCCGGTCCTTCTCCGCCAGGTGCGCGTCGAAGGAGAACGTGATGTCGTCACCGGCCGGCCGGTACAGCTTCGCGGTGCCGGTCAGCGCGGCGGCCTCCGGGGCGGCGGCCGAGACGGCGGCCGGGGCGGGAGCCTCGTCCGTCGAAGCCACGGCGATCCCCCCGGCCCCCAACGTCAGCAGAATCGCGGCGGCGACGGCGACGGTCTTCGTACGACGGTTCATGGTTCCCCGGTCCTCTCGGCAGGTCGTCCGGCCGGTCGACCGGAACGACCACCACTCTTCCGCGCCGCCCGCCGCCCGGCGTCGCGCCGCAGGACGGTTCCGTCTCCGCCGCGCGGCGGAGAGGCACCGCGACCCCGGGCGGAGGCGTACGCAACGAATCGCCGCCCGGCCGGCCGATCGCGCAATGGTTCGACGGTCGGTCCGCAACGCTGCCGTCTTGTCCCGACCGAGCGCGAAACCGTACCGTTTTTGACGTCTTCCCCCTGTACTCCGACCCCCTGAGGATCACGCATGCCCGCGCTGCGCACCGCCCTGCTCCAGAGCTCCGGCGAACTCGGTGACGTGGCCGCCAACCTCAAGATCCTCGACGAGGCCGCCGGCCGGGCCGCGGCCGCCGGAGCGGGACTGCTGCTCGCCCCCGAGCTCTTCCTCACCGGGTACGCCATCGGCGCCGACATGGCGCGGCTGGCCGAACCGGCCGACGGCCCCTCCGCCCGCGCCGTAGCGGCCCTGGCCGTGCGCCACGGCCTGGCCATCGGCTACGGCTACCCGGAGCGGGACACCGAGCGGCACGGCGTCCTGTACAACTCCGCGCAGCTCATCGGCGCCGACGGCGTCCCGCTCGTGCGGTACCGGAAGACCCACCTCTTCGGCGACTTCGAGCTGAAGTGGTTCACCCCCGGTGACCTGGCCGTCGTGCAGGCGGAGCTCGACGGACTCACCGTCGGCATGATGATCTGCTACGACGTCGAGTTCCCCGAGAACGTGCGGGCGCACGCGCTGGCCGGTACGGACCTCCTCCTCGTGCCGACCGCGCTCATGCACCCCGCCGAGGTCGTGCCGCTGTCCGTGGTGCCCGTCCGGGCCTTCGAGAACCAGCTCTACATCGCGTACGCCAACCGGACCGGCCCGGAGGGCGCGTTCGAGTTCGTCGGCCTCTCCACCCTCGCGGGTCCCGACGGCACCGCCCGCGCCCGCGCCGGGCGCGGCGAGGACCTCGTCCTCGGCGATGTCGACCCGGCCCTCCTCGCGGCCTCCCGCGAGGAGAACCCCTACCTCCGCGACCGGCGCCCGGGCCTCTACGGCCCGCTCGTCTGAACCGCCCCCTCCCGCCCCCGCCGAGTCGCCCGGCCTCACCCTTTTTCCGCGCAAGGAGTCCGTACCCCATGACGTCCACGGTGCCCACGACCGCCGTCCCCCACGCCGACGGCCAGCCGCCGATCACCATGTTCGGTCCGGACTTCCCGTACGCCTACGACGACTTCCTGGCCCACCCGGCCGGGCTCGGCCAGATACCGGCGACCGAGCACGGCACCGAGGTCGCCGTCATCGGCGGCGGACTCTCCGGCATCATCGCCGCGTACGAGCTGATGAAGATGGGCCTCAAGCCCGTCGTCTACGAGGCCGACCAGATCGGCGGCCGACTGCGTACCGTCGGCTTCGAGGGCACCGCCACCGAGGGCCTCACCGCCGAGATGGGCGCCATGCGCTTCCCGCCCTCCTCGACCGCGCTCCAGCACTACATCGACCTGGTCGGCCTGGAGACCACGCCCTTCCCGAACCCGCTGGCCGAGACGACCCCCTCGACCGTCGTCGACCTCAAGGGCGAGTCGCACTACGCCACCACCGTCGACGACCTCCCGCAGGTCTACCGCGACGTGATGAACGCGTGGAACGCCTGCCTCGACGAGGGCGCCGACTTCTCCGACATGAACCAGGCCATGCGCGAGCGCGACGTCCCGCGCATCCGCGAGATCTGGGCGAAGCTCGTCGAGAAGCTCGACAACCAGACCTTCTACGGCTTCCTCTGCGACTCGGAGTCCTTCAAGTCCTTCCGGCACCGTGAGATCTTCGGCCAGGTCGGCTTCGGCACCGGCGGCTGGGACACCGACTTCCCGAACTCCATCCTGGAGATCCTCCGCGTCGTCTACACCGAGGCCGACGACCACCACCGCGGCATCGTCGGCGGCTCGCAGCAGCTGCCGCTGCGCCTGTGGGAGCGCGAGCCGGAGAAGATCGTGCACTGGGCGCAGGGCACCTCGCTCAGCTCCCTGCACGAGGGCGCCCCGAAGCCGGCCGTGACCCGGCTGAACCGGACCGCGGGCAACCGGATCACCGTCACCGACGCCTCCGGCGACATCCGTACGTACCAGGCGGCGATCTTCACCGCCCAGTCCTGGATGCTGCTCTCCAAGATCGCCTGTGACGACTCGCTCTTCCCGATCGACCACTGGACGGCGATCGAGCGCACCCACTACATGGAGAGCTCGAAGCTCTTCGTGCCGGTGGACCGGCCGTTCTGGCTGGACAAGGCCGTCGACGACAGGGGAAATCCGACCGGCCGGGACGTCATGTCGATGACGCTGACCGACCGGATGACCCGCGGCACCTACCTCCTGGACGACGGCCCGGACAAGCCGGCCACGATCTGCCTGTCGTACACCTGGTGCGACGACAGCCTGAAGTGGCTGCCGCTGTCCGCGAACGAGCGGATGGAGGTCATGCTGAAGTCGCTCGGCGAGATCTACCCGAAGGTCGACATCCGGAAGCACATCATCGGCAACCCGGTGACGGTCTCCTGGGAGAACGAGCCCTACTTCATGGGCGCGTTCAAGGCGAACCTGCCCGGCCACTACCGCTACCAGCGCCGCCTGTTCACCCACTTCATGCAGGACCGGCTGCCCGAGGACAAGCGGGGCATCTTCCTCGCGGGCGACGACATCTCCTGGACGGCCGGCTGGGCCGAGGGCGCGGTGCAGACGGCGCTCAACGCGGTGTGGGGCGTGATGCACCACTTCGGCGGCGGCACCGACGCCACCAACCCGGGTCCGGGCGACGTGTACGACGAGATCGCCCCGGTCGAGCTGCCGGAGGACTGAGCCGTACGGTCAGGGACCCGGTCCCTTGTTGAGCGACCGGGTCAGGGCCTGGTCAGGGGCGTGAGGAGCATCCGTCCGACCAGGCCCACCGAGCGGTCGAGGCGTTCCGTGAACTCCTCGGCCAGCTCGGGCAGGCCGCGCAGTTGCCACAGCGAGCGCGCCGCCAGCCAGGCCCCGTCGCGGGCCCGGTCCAGGCTCCAGCAGCCGAGCAGATGGGTCAGCGGGTCCGCGATCTCCAGGAGGTCCGGGCCCGGCATCAGTTCCTCCCGGATGCGCTCCTCCAGGAGGTCCAGGACGTCGCCGACCCGGTCGAACTCGTCCTCCAGGTCGGCGGGCGCGCACTCCAGGTCCCGGCAGGTGTCGACCACCGCGAGGGCCAGGTCGTGGCCGATGTGGGCGTTGATCCCGGCCAGCGCGAACTGCAGCGGCCGTACGCCGGGATGACGGCGGTAGCGGAACAGGGGCCGCCAGCAGGCGGGGGAGGGCAGGCCGGTCGCGGCCGCGTCGACCGCGGTCAGATACCGCTCGGCGAACCGTACGTCGAGGGTGGCGGCGGCACGCCGGTCGGCGAAGCCGCCCGC is a window encoding:
- a CDS encoding DUF5995 family protein, producing MAQTQQIGQSEQTQRVGRPPGPFLAVDPVVERMRAFRSAWHPADGVAVFNRVYLTVTEEIGHAIEAGGFADRRAAATLDVRFAERYLTAVDAAATGLPSPACWRPLFRYRRHPGVRPLQFALAGINAHIGHDLALAVVDTCRDLECAPADLEDEFDRVGDVLDLLEERIREELMPGPDLLEIADPLTHLLGCWSLDRARDGAWLAARSLWQLRGLPELAEEFTERLDRSVGLVGRMLLTPLTRP
- a CDS encoding NAD(P)/FAD-dependent oxidoreductase; translation: MTSTVPTTAVPHADGQPPITMFGPDFPYAYDDFLAHPAGLGQIPATEHGTEVAVIGGGLSGIIAAYELMKMGLKPVVYEADQIGGRLRTVGFEGTATEGLTAEMGAMRFPPSSTALQHYIDLVGLETTPFPNPLAETTPSTVVDLKGESHYATTVDDLPQVYRDVMNAWNACLDEGADFSDMNQAMRERDVPRIREIWAKLVEKLDNQTFYGFLCDSESFKSFRHREIFGQVGFGTGGWDTDFPNSILEILRVVYTEADDHHRGIVGGSQQLPLRLWEREPEKIVHWAQGTSLSSLHEGAPKPAVTRLNRTAGNRITVTDASGDIRTYQAAIFTAQSWMLLSKIACDDSLFPIDHWTAIERTHYMESSKLFVPVDRPFWLDKAVDDRGNPTGRDVMSMTLTDRMTRGTYLLDDGPDKPATICLSYTWCDDSLKWLPLSANERMEVMLKSLGEIYPKVDIRKHIIGNPVTVSWENEPYFMGAFKANLPGHYRYQRRLFTHFMQDRLPEDKRGIFLAGDDISWTAGWAEGAVQTALNAVWGVMHHFGGGTDATNPGPGDVYDEIAPVELPED